The nucleotide sequence atattattgttaaaaagaaaaaaaatggatgtCGAATTAAATGAAAGTGTGCAAGTCGATGACACCCAAAAGGACattaaaaagagaaaaaaaagaaaaaaaaaaattataataaatattaaaaaaaaagtttctaaaaaaaatataactcCAAATGAAAATGTGATCAGTGATGCTACGGAAATAGAAAATTCcgtaaataaagaaattcTGGATATTAGTAAAGATAGTACAATTGATGTTAGCAGAAATAGTACAATTAATGTTAGTAGAAGTAGCACAATTAATGTTAGTAGAAGTAGTACAATCGATATTCCTCAAACTAGTATATCCAAtagtaaaacaaataataaaacgaCCACTAAAAAAGGTAATCGTACCCCTAAGGATAATCAAATCGCCAATTTTTTTGGAAAGGAATACAACATGAAAgaggtaaataaaaagaaaaaacatcACGCAATTATAGTATTACTTATTCATACTCGAAGCAGCGTTTAGGACGGAATTAACaacttttgttttttgtagttttatcattttttcgtttttttcaattcattttattatttttccatattcCAAATCTTACAGATAATGCGATGCCAAATATCCGACTTCCTTCTAAAACGATGAAAAAGTACAATACCACCAAAATTCTCAGTGCCAATCGCTTTCTTTCGCCCAtgtttacaaaaataaaaaaaatctagCAGACAATAATAACAGATAACGTTtgtacaataaaaaaagcaacTTAATTTCAATTTCATGCTTCtttcgattttttataattcacaatattataaatctGCATATGTTCGGTACCAGAACATACACATGGGCTAGCGCACTGTTCGACATCCCACATTTGAGaaataattgtttttaaaattaaaaaaataagaagaagaagcatgggaataatatatgtgcatatcTCCTGTTCATATGCCCACATATACACAATACagatatgtatatatatctatatgtttatatttatcaagtATAAcgttttttgtattatatataaaatattacagtttatttttattttaatgttttttattatgtgcCATAAATAATGCAGAACATAAATAGTatgtaaacaaaataatgtttcataaaaaatgaatatacataaagggaaaaaagaaaaaaatataacataaatatatatgcatatatatatttatttttttttttattatcaacaCATAATTgcatcttttttttagtatttcTCTTTTTAAAAGCTtaatcttttttatatatcttatttttttcatttaaaactGGTATAgactattttcattttttaagtagTTCTGAACGAAATCTGTATAAAGAAACACCTGTTTTTACTATGATTACCATTCATAACAAAACGTAATAATAGCATAGCCTCCATAATATTCACATGGATATacatgtataatattttgtggtcatactatttttttgggATAATTATGAGAAATGTTAGCTTCCATTCTGTTCTCATTTTGCCTAAATTGCAAGTCCCCAAAAACTAAGTCACAagcaaatattatatattttgctaATCTTTTGATGggatatatctatatagcATTTATCTTTGTTTGGGTTTAGGGGTACTTCCTTCagcaaatttattttttagttttcTTCTCAaagttttaatatatctacATCGTCCAGTACCAATTgtatttcttctttttgCTTTTACTGACCAGTTAAATCTTCTTTTCTTAGCATCTGGATATCCACATGAagcacatttttttttttgtaaatgaTAACTTCTTTTTCCACATCTTAAGCAAAGGAAATGACTTTTTCCATTCCTCTTACCAAATGATCCTGTACCTTTTCCAGCTTTAcccattttattattttaaatatttaaattatataaataaattaatatgttttagtaaatttatatatctttttttttaaataatataaatatatattattttatttttatatatacttaattaatttttttttattccttaATATTACATTTCCAATTATGTAATTTTGCAATTTGtaagtattttttattttattaaattgtatatttatattttatattttttgaacaATTTCCAGCAaacttttattaattatattcatatatttatgaagtacatattttttatagtatgcattattatatgcaatatattatatatacatatagatTATAAGCTCATTAAccttatacaaaatatattttacattaatatgcataataaattattaccatatattatatattgtaaatatctatatatggtgctttccatttattttcattattttcaatatatacataattttatttatttttttttatcggAAACCAGTTGGTTTAACCTCTTCCTACaagtttttatatatattatgggttattaaatatattgcataacacaatattattgcatatgtattagtaaaaaaatgctaTATATAGGCATGAATTATTTAGAAATTTTTGGATTTGCCCCTATCTTTATTGCAAAAAAGCCGGCGAAAAAAATACCTTATTTTGGATATgcgtattaaaaaaataccctattataatatttcaattttagtacaatataaaaataaataaaccttacgaaattttaattttttatttttaataaatattatccCTGCTTCCTATTTGTATGTGTTATCGTATTGTAGTCATACAAACAGTATCCAATAAAtggataataatataagtaCTTTTGGAGGGCTTACGGGTCGTCATTATAGGGGtattgtatatacataataacgattatatatatatatatatatattatatgaatactatgcattattttatatgattattCTTAATTAAAAACCACTCCCCAtactatataaaaataaatgtaagCAATAGTtgcacatataaatatataattaaaatcaacaagtaaataaatagcaataaaaaataaataaaataatttcaaaaattaacaaaagtTTTAAcactttaaatattaaataaaattaattttttaatttcctAATTTTAATACCTTAAAAGGTAAACaatggaaaaaatgtattttttcatcCCCTTTTATCCCTTTAATATTGGGAACATCGAAATTACAACAATCATCATATAGGAAAATataaggaaaataaattcgaacaaaattatcgataatacttttatatgaaatagaaaatacatgtaacaattttttatttatcttcTTGAGGGCATATTTGTATCATTAACCTCGTAACTTTTTACTAAgttataacaaaaatgcCTAATAAAGCTTAAACTAAgcatttcatttttttgtaatagtTCTTAAAACGATTGTCTCTCTAATAGTTAAACTATTTTCAAGTTTtttgaaaagaaaaaatgccATTTTAGCAAAATTGGGGTCTACGCTTTGTTACTATTTAAGTATATGCCACCAAATTTcgtgttaaaaaaattaaaaaattttaacacAATCTTGTGAATTTTATCCATACTATACTGATATAACTATGCAAATAGCGccttaaaattttcaacttgttcctatatatgtaaaaaagttatcatagaaaaaataaaatacaagatatatttatatctatttAGTTGTAGGCAGCATAACTTTGTTGGTTGTGATGtaaaatgtaatatttaATCATTCGCATTTGTATGTTAGCAAAAgtaaaataagtatatatatgtgggCTTACTTCGAATATAAGCCATGTACccctatttttatttttccatattaaaaatggtatTCCATATcatgtatttatttcatatttttaataagtgtattattaattagtttatgcaaataattttgaaaacatgtaaaaaaaaaaaaaaattcaaaaagattaaaaaaaatataaataccaATACTACGATAAAATATGGTATAAACAATGCACACACTCTCACAC is from Plasmodium chabaudi chabaudi strain AS genome assembly, chromosome: 8 and encodes:
- a CDS encoding 60S ribosomal protein L37, putative; translated protein: MGKAGKGTGSFGKRNGKSHFLCLRCGKRSYHLQKKKCASCGYPDAKKRRFNWSVKAKRRNTIGTGRCRYIKTLRRKLKNKFAEGSTPKPKQR